A region from the Bacillus sp. Marseille-P3661 genome encodes:
- a CDS encoding methionine ABC transporter permease yields the protein MLETTLPNVKWDNMWEATVETLYMAGISVLLTFIFGILLGLLLFLTSKGNIWENKLLNGIIAAYVNIFRSIPFIILIILLIPFTKFLVGTMLGAKAALPALIIGAAPFYARMVEIGLREIDKGVLEAAKAMGAKTSTIIFKVLLPESMPALVSGITVTAIALVGYTAMAGVVGAGGLGNLAYLEGFQRNNNDVTMVATILILVIVFILQFIGDAVTSKIDKR from the coding sequence ATGCTTGAAACCACACTACCTAATGTGAAATGGGATAATATGTGGGAGGCAACTGTCGAAACACTTTATATGGCAGGAATATCGGTACTTCTAACATTTATATTTGGTATTTTACTTGGATTACTATTGTTCTTAACATCAAAGGGTAACATTTGGGAAAACAAATTATTAAATGGGATTATTGCAGCATATGTCAATATATTCCGTTCAATTCCGTTTATTATTCTTATTATATTGCTAATTCCTTTTACTAAATTTTTAGTAGGTACAATGCTTGGAGCTAAAGCTGCGTTACCAGCATTAATTATCGGTGCTGCACCGTTTTACGCAAGAATGGTAGAAATTGGACTGCGTGAAATTGATAAAGGTGTTCTTGAAGCTGCTAAGGCAATGGGAGCCAAAACGAGTACGATCATTTTTAAAGTGCTGCTGCCAGAGTCAATGCCAGCGCTTGTATCAGGCATAACGGTAACTGCAATTGCTTTAGTTGGTTATACTGCGATGGCTGGTGTAGTTGGCGCAGGTGGATTAGGGAATCTGGCTTATTTAGAAGGATTTCAACGAAATAATAATGATGTAACGATGGTGGCAACAATTTTAATTTTAGTTATAGTATTTATTCTTCAGTTTATTGGTGACGCAGTCACTTCTAAAATAGATAAAAGATAA
- a CDS encoding carboxymuconolactone decarboxylase family protein: protein MQHQEFANYTEATLHDFKAGLGTFTQKMPNIAEHFNALTEACFKGGVVSEKEKQMIALGISVFSQDEYCIIYHLKGCLDQGCTEEEILETVGVSLAFGGGAAMSQIVTLVQDTMDELTEIQQ from the coding sequence ATGCAACATCAGGAATTTGCAAATTATACGGAAGCGACTCTCCATGATTTCAAGGCTGGCTTAGGTACTTTTACTCAAAAGATGCCTAACATTGCAGAGCACTTTAATGCTTTAACAGAAGCTTGCTTTAAAGGTGGAGTTGTTTCAGAAAAAGAAAAGCAAATGATAGCTTTGGGAATTAGCGTATTTTCCCAAGATGAATATTGCATTATTTATCATCTAAAAGGATGCTTAGATCAAGGATGTACAGAGGAAGAGATCTTAGAAACTGTAGGAGTATCTTTAGCGTTTGGCGGTGGAGCCGCTATGAGCCAAATTGTAACACTTGTACAGGATACGATGGACGAGTTAACAGAGATTCAGCAATAG
- the sigI gene encoding RNA polymerase sigma-I factor: MGPTRIKSWFNTLRSKSDDDIETKVVHAQNGDQLVREQLIRQYQPFVKKTLSKACRRYISESMDEFSIGLMAFNEAIDKFDNKQGSKFLTFATVVIKRRIIDFIRKESKHNHILLAEEEDEEGNSQENYLEQKMSIDSFNAEVESRSRVEEIKEYQRLLSDYDITFKVLTTQCPKHYDARENAKQIAKLVADNIEIRSYLKEKKRLPIKEIELLVSSSRKTIERNRKYIIAMALIYIGEFHALRSYIEPEEGGE, encoded by the coding sequence ATGGGACCGACACGTATTAAATCTTGGTTCAATACGCTTCGTTCAAAATCGGACGATGATATTGAGACTAAGGTCGTTCATGCACAAAACGGCGATCAACTCGTTCGTGAACAATTGATTAGGCAATATCAGCCATTTGTTAAAAAAACTTTATCAAAGGCTTGTCGACGTTATATATCTGAGTCGATGGATGAATTTAGTATCGGATTAATGGCATTTAACGAAGCCATTGATAAATTTGATAATAAACAAGGTAGTAAATTTTTAACTTTCGCTACCGTTGTAATCAAAAGAAGAATTATCGATTTTATACGCAAAGAAAGTAAACACAATCATATCCTGCTAGCTGAAGAGGAAGATGAAGAGGGGAATAGTCAGGAAAATTATTTAGAGCAAAAAATGTCAATCGACAGCTTTAACGCTGAAGTTGAAAGTAGATCACGAGTTGAGGAGATTAAAGAATATCAACGTTTATTAAGTGACTATGATATTACCTTTAAAGTTTTAACCACACAATGTCCAAAACATTATGATGCTAGGGAAAATGCAAAACAAATTGCAAAATTGGTTGCAGATAATATAGAAATAAGATCTTATTTAAAAGAAAAAAAGCGACTACCTATAAAAGAGATAGAGCTGTTAGTTAGCAGTAGTCGAAAAACAATCGAGAGAAATCGCAAATATATCATTGCGATGGCACTGATTTATATTGGTGAATTCCATGCATTACGATCATATATCGAGCCAGAGGAAGGGGGGGAATAA
- a CDS encoding SCP2 sterol-binding domain-containing protein translates to MIKDVLIEFCHRLRGATHIGPLLKHEIFPITFCTNTENITLVITNEEILIEHGYNNSALIIKGDDSTLIELIEGKSRLQQLYKRGDIQINGRYKYILRFESILYCCSKVA, encoded by the coding sequence TTGATTAAGGATGTGTTGATAGAGTTTTGTCATCGATTAAGAGGTGCAACACATATTGGACCTTTGTTAAAGCATGAAATATTTCCAATTACTTTTTGTACAAACACTGAGAACATTACTTTAGTTATTACCAATGAAGAAATTTTGATCGAACATGGTTACAATAATTCAGCACTAATTATTAAAGGAGATGACTCTACTTTAATTGAATTAATTGAGGGAAAATCACGTCTGCAGCAATTATATAAAAGAGGCGACATCCAAATTAATGGTAGATACAAATATATATTGCGATTTGAATCGATTTTATATTGTTGCTCTAAAGTGGCCTAA
- a CDS encoding toprim domain-containing protein, with amino-acid sequence MELFGFDNNFDKVIIVEGTSDKKKIAPLIQEPIEIICTNGTISAQKLEELVDNHSLDNKEVYILADADDAGDKLRRQFLRELPNASHIYIDKMYREVATAPEYHLATVLISKNIDVDPKYLTK; translated from the coding sequence ATGGAGTTGTTTGGTTTTGATAATAATTTTGATAAGGTTATTATTGTAGAAGGGACTTCAGATAAAAAGAAAATTGCACCTTTGATACAGGAACCAATTGAAATTATTTGCACAAATGGTACGATTAGCGCACAAAAACTTGAAGAGCTTGTGGATAACCACAGTCTCGATAATAAAGAGGTTTATATTCTTGCAGATGCAGATGATGCAGGTGATAAACTTAGAAGGCAGTTTTTGCGAGAACTACCTAATGCATCGCATATATACATTGATAAAATGTATCGAGAGGTAGCAACTGCCCCTGAATACCATCTTGCTACAGTATTGATTAGCAAAAATATTGATGTGGACCCTAAATATTTAACTAAATGA
- the sufC gene encoding Fe-S cluster assembly ATPase SufC translates to MASTLSIKDLHVAIDGKEILKGVNLEIKGGEIHAIMGPNGTGKSTLASSIMGHPKYEITSGSITLDGADVLEMEVDERARAGLFLAMQYPSEISGVTNSDFLRSAINARRGEGNEISLMKFIRQMDKQMEFLDMDINMAQRYLNEGFSGGEKKRNEILQLMMLEPKIAILDEIDSGLDIDALKVVSKGINEMRSEDFGCLMITHYQRLLNYITPDFVHVMMQGKVVKSGGPELAERLEAEGYDWIKKELGIEDETIGQEA, encoded by the coding sequence ATGGCATCTACTTTATCAATTAAAGATTTACATGTAGCAATTGACGGCAAGGAAATTTTAAAAGGTGTAAATCTAGAAATAAAAGGTGGAGAAATCCACGCAATCATGGGACCTAACGGAACAGGTAAATCAACACTTGCTTCATCAATCATGGGTCACCCTAAATATGAAATCACTAGTGGCAGTATAACATTAGATGGCGCAGATGTGCTAGAGATGGAAGTAGATGAGCGCGCACGTGCTGGACTATTTTTAGCAATGCAATATCCAAGCGAAATTAGTGGAGTAACAAACTCAGACTTCTTACGCTCTGCAATTAATGCTCGTCGTGGTGAAGGAAATGAAATTTCATTAATGAAGTTTATTCGTCAAATGGATAAGCAAATGGAATTTTTAGATATGGACATAAATATGGCACAACGTTATTTAAATGAAGGTTTCTCTGGTGGGGAGAAAAAGCGTAACGAAATTTTACAATTAATGATGTTAGAGCCGAAAATCGCAATTCTAGATGAAATTGACTCTGGTCTTGATATTGATGCATTAAAAGTAGTTTCAAAAGGAATCAATGAAATGCGCAGTGAGGACTTTGGCTGTTTAATGATTACTCACTATCAACGTCTTTTAAATTACATTACTCCTGACTTTGTTCATGTTATGATGCAAGGTAAAGTAGTGAAATCAGGTGGTCCTGAATTGGCTGAACGTTTGGAAGCTGAAGGTTACGATTGGATCAAAAAAGAACTCGGAATTGAAGACGAAACAATCGGCCAAGAAGCGTAA
- a CDS encoding thioredoxin family protein, with product MEEITSEQISSNIEQNNVYFGYFFTPLCGTCQLAAKMLNVITEMFADLPIHKCNLNYAASFGEELKIESVPCLIIWQNQKIVEKIYAFHSVHYLYDMVKKYWKIEGAASK from the coding sequence ATGGAAGAAATAACATCGGAACAGATATCATCTAATATCGAGCAAAATAATGTGTATTTTGGTTATTTTTTTACACCGTTATGTGGTACATGCCAATTAGCAGCTAAAATGCTTAATGTTATTACGGAGATGTTTGCTGATCTCCCCATTCATAAATGTAATTTAAACTATGCTGCAAGTTTTGGGGAAGAACTTAAAATTGAAAGCGTACCGTGTTTAATTATTTGGCAAAATCAAAAAATAGTGGAAAAGATTTATGCATTTCATTCAGTGCATTATCTATATGATATGGTAAAAAAATACTGGAAGATTGAAGGTGCCGCTAGTAAATAG
- a CDS encoding arsenate reductase family protein, translating to MSIHFYWYPKCGTCRKAKKWLEDQNISFETIHIVEQPPSREQIEELYKKSGLELKKFFNTSGQKYRELGLKDKIKTASEDELLNLLASDGMLIKRPIVTDGEKVTVGFKEDEFKEVWS from the coding sequence ATGTCCATTCATTTTTACTGGTACCCTAAATGTGGTACATGCAGAAAAGCAAAAAAGTGGCTAGAAGATCAAAATATTTCATTTGAGACGATACATATTGTAGAACAGCCACCATCCCGCGAGCAAATTGAAGAGCTTTATAAAAAAAGTGGATTAGAGTTAAAGAAATTTTTTAATACAAGTGGTCAAAAATATCGGGAATTAGGACTTAAAGATAAGATCAAAACAGCTAGTGAGGACGAGCTTCTAAACTTATTGGCATCTGACGGAATGTTAATTAAGAGACCTATTGTAACTGACGGAGAAAAAGTAACGGTTGGTTTTAAAGAGGATGAATTTAAGGAAGTTTGGTCATAA
- a CDS encoding anti-sigma factor domain-containing protein, whose amino-acid sequence MKRGIVMEINKRKAVVLTRDGAFENVRLHKNQQVEIGAEIDLPSSRINFNFMSLKYAFPIVVAAAVLLVFIFNFSIFKETNLAVAAYVDLDINPSIEIGVDANLNVVEAIPLNEDGEELIAALKQKEQVEPLSEFINRVIQLADDSGYFQASKNVLITTTAVDAESSERIVEQVESLKTNLQKEEIVVNTLEGDQNTRAEALENGVSTGKYIVYTSQQAKENSGLTLETVKQLSVAELNKQVNIEEIAQKQKSKKVNKKEQKSNETPANKNANNSNNKNDKKDKNDDYKRNNGNKNNNNGNNGANGNAKKSSNENQNNKRIEIKIGPSEEKEKNRGNGNQNNNRNSGNKNDVEIKIGPNEEKEKKTNKGNQNNNGNKNGVQIKIGPSEEKEKNRGNGNHNNNQNNGNKKDVEITIDANIQTEDKRNEGIKTLIDSLKQDIVLTK is encoded by the coding sequence ATGAAACGTGGAATTGTGATGGAAATTAATAAGCGAAAAGCAGTTGTCTTAACTAGGGATGGTGCATTTGAAAATGTTCGGCTTCACAAAAATCAACAAGTTGAAATAGGAGCCGAAATTGATCTTCCATCATCGAGAATTAATTTCAACTTCATGTCATTAAAATATGCTTTTCCAATTGTCGTTGCAGCAGCTGTATTACTGGTATTTATATTTAATTTCTCTATTTTTAAAGAAACAAATCTTGCTGTAGCAGCATACGTGGATCTTGACATCAATCCAAGCATCGAGATTGGAGTTGATGCAAACTTGAATGTTGTTGAAGCAATTCCTTTAAACGAAGACGGTGAAGAGTTAATAGCAGCACTAAAACAGAAGGAACAAGTTGAACCACTTTCTGAATTTATTAATAGGGTAATTCAATTGGCAGATGACAGCGGATATTTCCAGGCTAGTAAAAATGTCTTAATTACCACTACTGCTGTTGATGCTGAATCAAGTGAACGTATTGTTGAACAAGTTGAATCTCTTAAAACGAACTTGCAAAAAGAAGAAATTGTTGTGAATACGTTAGAAGGAGATCAAAATACCCGGGCGGAAGCTCTTGAGAATGGGGTCTCAACAGGTAAATATATTGTGTATACTTCACAGCAAGCGAAAGAAAATTCTGGGCTTACACTAGAAACTGTTAAACAATTATCTGTTGCTGAATTGAATAAGCAAGTTAATATCGAGGAAATTGCACAAAAGCAAAAAAGTAAGAAAGTGAATAAGAAAGAACAAAAGTCAAACGAAACCCCAGCAAACAAAAATGCAAATAATAGCAATAATAAAAATGACAAGAAAGACAAGAATGATGATTATAAGAGAAATAACGGCAACAAAAATAATAACAACGGCAACAATGGTGCAAATGGCAATGCTAAAAAAAGCAGCAATGAAAATCAAAACAATAAGCGTATCGAGATTAAGATAGGGCCAAGCGAGGAAAAAGAAAAAAACCGCGGTAATGGCAATCAAAACAATAATCGAAATAGCGGCAACAAAAATGATGTCGAGATTAAGATTGGCCCAAATGAGGAAAAAGAAAAAAAAACTAATAAAGGCAATCAAAACAATAACGGCAACAAAAATGGTGTACAGATTAAGATAGGGCCAAGCGAGGAAAAAGAAAAAAACCGCGGTAACGGCAATCATAACAATAATCAAAATAACGGGAATAAAAAAGATGTTGAAATTACCATAGACGCTAACATTCAGACTGAAGACAAACGTAATGAAGGTATCAAAACATTAATAGACAGTTTAAAACAAGATATTGTCTTAACAAAATAA
- a CDS encoding MetQ/NlpA family ABC transporter substrate-binding protein, whose protein sequence is MKKLLLLLSTLFVIFALAACGGGNDAEAPAEETQENAGADQEETTEAKKLVVGASNVPHAEILEQALPLLEEKGIELEIVPFQDYILPNQALNDGELDANYFQHVPYLEAQKAEFGYDFANAGGIHIEPIGVYSKKYKSLEELPDGAKIIMSNSVADHGRILSMLEEKGLITLAADVDKTTATVDDIAENPKNLEFVADVEAGLLPQVYNNDEGDAVLINANYALDAGLDPANDPIAVESPENNPYVNLIAVRSGDENREEIKALVEVLQSEEIANFITETYKGAVIPAK, encoded by the coding sequence TTGAAAAAATTATTACTTCTTTTAAGTACATTATTTGTAATATTTGCGCTTGCAGCATGTGGTGGTGGCAATGATGCTGAAGCACCAGCAGAGGAAACACAAGAAAATGCAGGTGCTGATCAAGAAGAAACAACAGAAGCTAAAAAATTAGTCGTTGGTGCATCTAATGTACCACATGCAGAAATTTTAGAACAAGCATTACCGCTTTTAGAAGAGAAAGGTATTGAGCTTGAAATCGTTCCTTTCCAAGATTATATTTTACCGAACCAAGCATTAAACGATGGTGAATTAGATGCAAACTATTTCCAACACGTACCTTATTTAGAGGCACAAAAAGCTGAATTTGGTTATGACTTTGCTAATGCTGGTGGAATTCATATCGAACCAATCGGTGTGTATTCAAAGAAATATAAATCACTTGAAGAACTACCTGATGGCGCAAAAATTATTATGAGTAACTCTGTGGCGGACCATGGACGTATTTTATCAATGCTTGAAGAAAAAGGATTAATCACATTAGCTGCTGATGTTGACAAAACAACTGCGACTGTTGATGATATTGCTGAAAATCCAAAGAACTTAGAATTTGTTGCTGATGTAGAAGCAGGTCTTTTACCACAAGTTTATAATAACGACGAAGGCGATGCAGTATTAATTAATGCGAATTATGCGTTGGATGCTGGCTTAGATCCTGCAAACGATCCAATTGCAGTTGAATCACCAGAAAACAATCCATATGTTAACCTAATTGCTGTGCGTAGCGGTGACGAAAACCGTGAAGAAATAAAAGCTTTAGTTGAAGTTTTACAATCAGAAGAGATTGCAAACTTCATAACAGAAACATATAAAGGTGCTGTAATTCCTGCAAAATAA
- a CDS encoding DUF2553 family protein has product MNPTEKIDITERVYGKLTNGEMALYADETQIGQYNGKNEVNLLPGYEYSQDRFFETIESTVKPGEQYVDHCEDGWC; this is encoded by the coding sequence ATGAATCCAACAGAGAAGATAGATATAACAGAGCGTGTTTATGGGAAATTAACAAATGGCGAAATGGCCTTATATGCTGATGAAACGCAAATCGGCCAGTATAATGGGAAAAATGAAGTGAATTTACTTCCTGGTTATGAGTATAGTCAGGATCGTTTTTTTGAAACGATAGAGTCAACCGTAAAACCCGGTGAGCAATACGTTGATCATTGTGAGGATGGATGGTGTTAG
- a CDS encoding O-acetylhomoserine aminocarboxypropyltransferase/cysteine synthase family protein, with protein MSEQKNYRIETLGIHGGLQLDEGTRSQGTAIYPTNAYLFKDTEHAANLFNLSESGYIYTRIHNPTNTVFEERIALLEGGVGALSVSSGSAAITMAIQNIAEAGDEIVAASTLYGGTYNLFTQTLPKQGIKVHLVDPTDPENFRAAITEKTKAVFAETIGNPSLQILDIEAVANIAHEAGIPLIVDNTFATPYLCRPIEFGADIVVHSATKWICGNGTTLGGVIVDGGKFDWNSPKFPGFTTPDPSYHGLVYAEALGAIAYIIKARVQLLRDMGPALSPFNAFQLALGLETLHVRMKEHISNTRQVVDYLEKHPGVEWVLHPESDSHPSKDLAKKYFPKGAGSVLIFGIKGGRVAGQKLINSVELWSHVANVGDSKSLIIHPASTTHSQLDEEGLKSAGVREDLIRLSVGIENVEDLIEDLEQGLEKATGLRSQAAAK; from the coding sequence ATGAGTGAACAAAAAAATTATCGAATTGAAACATTAGGTATTCATGGTGGATTGCAATTAGATGAAGGAACACGTTCTCAAGGTACGGCTATATATCCTACAAATGCATATTTGTTTAAAGACACAGAACATGCGGCCAATTTATTTAATCTTTCCGAATCAGGTTATATCTATACAAGAATACATAATCCAACAAACACAGTGTTTGAAGAGAGAATTGCTCTTCTAGAAGGTGGTGTGGGTGCTCTTTCTGTATCAAGTGGTTCTGCAGCTATTACGATGGCTATTCAGAATATTGCCGAAGCTGGTGATGAAATTGTCGCCGCATCGACTCTTTATGGGGGAACATATAATTTATTCACACAAACGCTGCCGAAACAAGGTATTAAAGTGCATTTAGTTGATCCGACAGATCCGGAAAATTTCCGTGCAGCAATCACTGAAAAAACGAAAGCAGTGTTTGCAGAAACAATCGGAAATCCTAGCTTACAAATTTTAGATATCGAAGCGGTAGCGAACATTGCTCATGAAGCAGGTATTCCTTTAATTGTAGATAATACGTTTGCAACACCTTACCTTTGCCGTCCGATTGAGTTTGGTGCTGACATCGTCGTACACTCGGCAACAAAATGGATTTGTGGTAATGGAACAACATTAGGTGGAGTAATCGTTGATGGTGGAAAGTTTGATTGGAATTCACCGAAGTTCCCAGGTTTTACAACTCCTGATCCAAGTTACCATGGATTGGTTTACGCTGAAGCTTTAGGAGCTATTGCATATATTATTAAAGCGCGCGTGCAATTGTTACGTGACATGGGACCTGCGTTAAGTCCATTTAATGCTTTCCAATTAGCTCTAGGACTTGAAACATTACATGTACGTATGAAAGAGCATATTTCCAATACACGTCAAGTTGTAGACTATTTAGAAAAGCATCCAGGTGTTGAGTGGGTTCTACATCCGGAAAGTGACAGTCATCCTTCCAAGGATTTAGCTAAGAAATACTTCCCTAAAGGTGCCGGTTCTGTTCTTATTTTTGGTATAAAAGGTGGAAGAGTAGCTGGGCAAAAGCTGATTAATTCTGTTGAGCTTTGGTCACATGTAGCAAACGTCGGAGATTCAAAAAGCTTAATTATTCATCCAGCAAGTACAACACATTCGCAGCTAGATGAGGAAGGCTTAAAGAGCGCTGGAGTAAGAGAAGATTTAATTCGACTTTCAGTTGGTATTGAGAATGTCGAAGATCTTATAGAAGATCTTGAACAAGGATTAGAAAAAGCAACAGGATTACGATCACAAGCGGCGGCAAAGTAA
- the gcvH gene encoding glycine cleavage system protein GcvH: MELPKDLRYSKEHEWAKTEGDKVRIGITEFAQSELGDIVFVELPEVGAELKANESFGSVESVKTVSELYAPISGKVVEINSALEDSPELVNESPYDKAWMIVMEPSDVSELDQLLTADQYEEMIKED; this comes from the coding sequence ATGGAATTACCAAAAGATTTACGTTATTCAAAAGAGCATGAGTGGGCAAAAACTGAAGGGGATAAAGTTCGAATCGGCATTACTGAATTTGCTCAATCAGAATTAGGGGATATTGTCTTTGTTGAACTGCCTGAAGTTGGTGCAGAGCTAAAAGCAAATGAATCATTTGGAAGTGTTGAATCCGTTAAAACAGTATCTGAGCTATATGCCCCTATTAGCGGTAAAGTTGTTGAAATAAATAGTGCGCTTGAAGATAGCCCAGAATTGGTGAATGAATCACCATATGATAAAGCATGGATGATTGTTATGGAGCCGTCAGATGTTTCTGAATTAGATCAGCTACTGACAGCTGATCAATACGAAGAAATGATTAAAGAAGATTAG
- a CDS encoding methionine ABC transporter ATP-binding protein, whose amino-acid sequence MITLKGIQKIFKSASGLVNAVDNVDLQISQGEIFGIIGYSGAGKSTLIRLLNRLEQPTAGSIEVAGRDLTKIGGSDLRKARQEIGMIFQHFNLLWSRTVRDNIAFPLEIAGVGKAERLKRVDELIKLVGLEGRENAYPSQLSGGQKQRVGIARALANRPKVLLCDEATSALDPQTTDSILDLLVDINEKLGLTIVLITHEMHVIRKICHRVAVMENGRIVEQGDVLEVFRKPQQSITKRFVQQVTEPEETKETIEHLLENYPNGKVVQLTFVGEETEQPLITSLIRNFNINVNILQGKISQTQNGAYGTLFVHLEGNNDEVEKAISFIREHQVEVEVIEHA is encoded by the coding sequence ATGATAACACTAAAAGGGATACAAAAAATATTTAAATCAGCCAGTGGTCTTGTCAATGCCGTTGACAATGTAGATTTACAAATCAGCCAAGGCGAAATCTTTGGAATTATCGGCTATAGTGGTGCAGGTAAAAGTACGTTAATACGACTTTTAAATCGTTTAGAACAACCGACAGCCGGGTCCATTGAAGTTGCTGGGCGAGACTTAACAAAAATTGGTGGAAGTGACCTAAGAAAAGCTCGCCAAGAAATCGGGATGATTTTCCAGCACTTTAATTTATTATGGTCAAGAACCGTTCGGGATAATATCGCGTTTCCTCTTGAAATTGCCGGTGTTGGGAAAGCGGAACGTCTAAAAAGAGTGGACGAGCTCATTAAGCTAGTAGGCTTAGAAGGCCGGGAGAATGCCTATCCTTCACAGCTAAGTGGCGGACAAAAGCAAAGAGTTGGGATTGCGCGTGCATTGGCAAATCGCCCGAAAGTACTGCTATGTGATGAAGCAACATCAGCTCTTGATCCGCAAACAACTGACTCTATTTTAGACCTGCTTGTTGATATTAACGAGAAACTTGGGCTGACGATAGTATTAATTACACATGAAATGCATGTCATCCGCAAAATTTGTCATCGTGTAGCTGTAATGGAGAATGGTCGAATCGTTGAACAAGGTGATGTTTTAGAGGTATTCCGAAAACCACAGCAATCCATCACAAAACGTTTCGTTCAACAAGTAACAGAGCCAGAGGAAACAAAAGAGACTATTGAGCATTTATTGGAAAATTACCCGAATGGTAAAGTTGTCCAACTTACATTTGTTGGTGAAGAAACAGAACAACCATTAATTACGTCTTTAATTCGTAATTTCAATATTAATGTTAATATACTTCAAGGGAAGATTTCACAAACACAAAATGGTGCTTATGGTACGTTGTTTGTCCATCTTGAAGGTAATAATGATGAGGTTGAAAAAGCAATTTCATTCATCCGCGAGCACCAAGTTGAAGTGGAGGTGATTGAACATGCTTGA